The DNA segment CATTACCATATTGGGCATTAATATTCCTGTAGTTCCCATAAGCCCTATGTTTTTTATAAAATCGCGTCGATGATTTTTCATTATACTATGTTTTTTTTGATTATATATTAAAGGTGCATATTATAGCTCTTTAAAACTTACAGTTATTTTTTCCAGATAAATTGTTCAAACCCTTTGTCTAGAGGTGTTTCGGCAATGTGGTTAGTGTAGTTACTTATTACTTTTTGAGATAAACCAAGAATGATTTCTAAAAGGTTTCTTTGGTTATACCCTGCTTTAAAGAAAGTATCGATTTCTTCTTGAGATATAACGCCACGGTTACGCACAATACTTAATGTAGTTTCATGTAGGGCTTGTAGTTTTTCTGATGGCATTTGGGTTTTGTTTCTCAAGGCTTCTGTAATAGCATCATCTACTTTCATTGCTTTGGCAATAGCTGTATGTGCAGGTACACAATAATGACACTCATGTTCTACATTAATAGTTTGCCATACTACGGTAAGCTCATCATTATTAAAAGAAGAGTTTGCAAATAATTCGTGCAATGTTTGGTATGCTTCTAGTAACTCTGGGGCTTCGGCTAGAGCTCCGTGTAAGTTAGGTACATAGCCATAGGCTTTTTTAGACTTTTCTAATAATGCTTTGCTTTTTTCTGGAGCCGATTCGATAGTATGAATTTTTAATGTTTCATTTGTTTTTGTAGTACTCATAATTTTAATTTTGTTAATTATATCTAAACAAATGTTTAGTTATTGGTTAAAAAAAAGGATTATATATTTTTAAATATATTTTCTATGTAGTTATCGAGTTGTGTTTTATTAAATACTCTTGTAGCAGAAGATAAACCAAACATTGCTATAATTAAATAGTCGGCTTGTTGTTCAATAAGTTCTATGCTTTTAGTTTTATCTTGCTGTAAACTATCGGCAAAAGCTTGCTTTACCTCATTAGTAAATCGTGATAGAATTTCTTTCACATTCTCATCTGCACCTTCTCCTATTTCGTTTGCTGTATTGGTTATCAAACAACCTTTATTTACTCCTGTTTCTTTCGAAAAATTTATAAAATCATAGAAGTACTGTTTTATTCCATCAGTACCACCACTAGAAGCTTTTAGGTTCTTAATAATTTGGTTTAGCTTTAGTTTATAACATTTTAAACATTCTATAAACACACCATTTTTATTGCCAAAGCTAGCGTAGATAGAAAACTTATTTATTCCCATCTCTTTTTCTAACATTTGCATAGAGGTAGTTTCATAACCATTCCGCCAGAATAAATTCATAGCTTTCTCTATTACCTCCTCTTCTATATATGTTTTTTTTCTTGCCATATTTTAAATTACAGTACAAATCTAAACAATCGTTTAGAAATAAAACAGCCTTTAACTTTTTTTTATGTTTAAAGATGCCTTATAAGCAAACTTAGATTTTCTGTTTTTCAAATTCTAGCTCTATCTATTCAAATTCTCATTCAAAAGTGGTGTTTGTCCTTATTTTAAATTAACCGTGGTTTTCTTGTTTATTTTTGTTGAAATGAGGTTGTTATGTAATGTTTAACTCCTCATTTCTTGAAAAAAATGAAAAAAAGAAGCGTAAAAATTATTGCCATAATACTTGTAGTGCTTGCGGGGACTTTTTTCCTATTATATGGTTATGTGTATAAAGAAGCACGCAATATAACTACAGAAGATGCAACTTATACGGTTTTGGCAACTCAGCTAATATCAGATTATGAAGCCGATTTACAAGCTGCTAATAGTAAGTATCTTAATAAAACGATAGCAGTACAAGGTGTGGTAACCCATGTTGCCGATTCGCTAATAACTATTGACTCGGTAGTGTTTTGTGCTTTTGATTATAAAGAAAAAATTAATGTTGATGACACTGTTACTGTAAAGGGGCGCTGCATTGGCTATGATGAGATTTTTGGCGAAGTAAAACTCGATCAATGCAGTAGTAATGAATAAATATATGAAGAAGTTTATACTGGCAGTTTGCCTATTAGGGATTGTAACAGCTAATGCTCAAGATAACCTGCTCGCAGAGCTAGACTCGACACAAACTGTAACAGATAATCACGTAACAGCGGTATTTAAAGGTTTGCAAATAGTGACCTTACAGACTACAAAAATGCCTGCAAAAAGTGAGTTTTACTTTGTAGTCTCGCACCGGTTTGGATCGGTTAAAGACGGGATATCAGAGTTTTTTGGACTCGATATGGCCACTACAAAAATAGGGGGAGTATATGGTGTTACTAATTGGCTTTCTGTAAGTGCATCGCGACATACTATGCTAAAGGTATATGAAACAGGTATAAAATACAGGCTAGCAAGGCAAGACGATAGCTTTCCGCTAGAAATAGTAGGATATAATACAATAGATATAAATACATTTCTTGAAGAGGAAGATTATCCTAAAATAGAATTTAAAGATAGGCTTACCTATATAAGTCAATTATTGGTTTCAAGAAAATTGTCTGATAGGGTCTCTGTAGAGTTAGTTCCGTCTTTCATTCATAAAAACTTGTATAACCCCACGATTGAAAATGATAATCAGTTCTCAGTTGGTGCAGGGGGTAGAGTAAAGCTCACGAAAAGATTGTCGCTTAATTTAGAATATGTGTACAATGTAGATAAACCTGATTTTTATGTAAACCCATTATCTGTAGGGTTAGATTTAGAAACAGGAGGACATATATTTCAATTGCTTTTTGCTAACTCTCAGTCGATGACAGAGAGTGGTTATATGACTCATGCAGCAGGCGACTGGGGCGATGGCGATTTTTTCTTTGGGTTTAATTTATATAGAGTGTTTTAA comes from the Flavobacterium arcticum genome and includes:
- a CDS encoding carboxymuconolactone decarboxylase family protein, giving the protein MSTTKTNETLKIHTIESAPEKSKALLEKSKKAYGYVPNLHGALAEAPELLEAYQTLHELFANSSFNNDELTVVWQTINVEHECHYCVPAHTAIAKAMKVDDAITEALRNKTQMPSEKLQALHETTLSIVRNRGVISQEEIDTFFKAGYNQRNLLEIILGLSQKVISNYTNHIAETPLDKGFEQFIWKK
- a CDS encoding TetR/AcrR family transcriptional regulator, which codes for MARKKTYIEEEVIEKAMNLFWRNGYETTSMQMLEKEMGINKFSIYASFGNKNGVFIECLKCYKLKLNQIIKNLKASSGGTDGIKQYFYDFINFSKETGVNKGCLITNTANEIGEGADENVKEILSRFTNEVKQAFADSLQQDKTKSIELIEQQADYLIIAMFGLSSATRVFNKTQLDNYIENIFKNI
- a CDS encoding OB-fold protein, translated to MKKRSVKIIAIILVVLAGTFFLLYGYVYKEARNITTEDATYTVLATQLISDYEADLQAANSKYLNKTIAVQGVVTHVADSLITIDSVVFCAFDYKEKINVDDTVTVKGRCIGYDEIFGEVKLDQCSSNE
- a CDS encoding DUF5777 family beta-barrel protein, which gives rise to MKKFILAVCLLGIVTANAQDNLLAELDSTQTVTDNHVTAVFKGLQIVTLQTTKMPAKSEFYFVVSHRFGSVKDGISEFFGLDMATTKIGGVYGVTNWLSVSASRHTMLKVYETGIKYRLARQDDSFPLEIVGYNTIDINTFLEEEDYPKIEFKDRLTYISQLLVSRKLSDRVSVELVPSFIHKNLYNPTIENDNQFSVGAGGRVKLTKRLSLNLEYVYNVDKPDFYVNPLSVGLDLETGGHIFQLLFANSQSMTESGYMTHAAGDWGDGDFFFGFNLYRVF